A section of the Ovis canadensis isolate MfBH-ARS-UI-01 breed Bighorn chromosome 1, ARS-UI_OviCan_v2, whole genome shotgun sequence genome encodes:
- the LOC138447420 gene encoding neuroblastoma breakpoint family member 6-like protein: MAVSHTIFSGLRTEMGILETNQYLHSQLEKSKQEFRDLTEKLLTSQATVYSLANQLQKYKCEEYKDLIESVLEEKVPFEEGELAEKRRLARRLGRDDYLIEAQARELTCLRQKIQEGKGVCHLFTQHAKNTIKTFESFLKGTDMTYYQRPRFCELLAQGSQLAERLASKLSTENRHDRKDEEGLESLAARLNMGLQEEEVNEVLEDSLDEKYLTHSSRHDSHQPPSSIASVCDVQDQL, from the exons ATGGCAGTATCTCACACCATTTTCTCTGGTTTGAGGACAGAAATGGGCATTTTGGAAACCAACCAGTACTTGCACTCCCAGCtggaaaaaagcaaacaggaatTTCGAGACCTCACAGAGAAACTGCTCACGTCCCAAGCTACTGTTTACTCCCTGGCCAACCAGCTGCAgaaataca AGTGTGAAGAGTACAAGGACCTCATTGAATCTGTGCTGGAGGAGAAAGTGCCCTTTGAGGAAGGGGAGCTGGCAGAGAAGAGGAGACTGGCTAGACGGCTTGG GAGAGATGATTACCTGATTGAGGCTCAGGCCCGAGAACTGACCTGCTTACGACAGAAGATACAAGAAGGGAAAGGTGTCTGTCATCTATTCACACAGCATGCAAAGAACACAAtcaagacttttgagagtttcCTCAAGGGCACTGACATGACCTACTACCAGAGACCGAGATTCTGTGAGCTCCTGGCCCAAGGAAGCCAGCTGGCAGAGAGACTTGCCAGCAAACTCTCCACTG AAAATCGCCATGATAGGAAGGATGAAGAGGGACTGGAGTCACTGGCAGCCAG GCTCAACatggggctccaggaggaagaagtGAATGAAGTCCTGGAGGACTCACTAGATGAAAAGTATCTGACACATTCCAGTCGCCATGACTCCCACCAGCCTCCCAGCAGCATTGCCTCTGTGTGTGATGTGCAGGACCAGCTCTGA